The following are encoded in a window of Thiovulum sp. ES genomic DNA:
- a CDS encoding hypothetical protein (IMG reference gene:2508610722_SP) — MDFKIIDLNISPKNGKISSENLEYLRKLLKNAGVVGYSMPQLQTKTDSESQLTLLKTLNSGDEVKFFPTVSGLNRDGSLSEIASLSSEIFAIYFESNINFEQMKSIFQYAQMLKKPLICKVFSGDEPVYETESSYRFGHVGRSQIREPFEVSKVIEMSREFGVKTLFQGVTVQRALELIDNAKNEKVPLFLEISVNHLLFDDSIYSQFDNSTKIDPPFPRVQKI, encoded by the coding sequence TTGGATTTTAAAATTATAGACTTAAATATCTCTCCAAAAAACGGAAAAATTTCAAGCGAAAATTTAGAATATTTAAGAAAACTTCTAAAAAATGCTGGAGTTGTCGGATACTCTATGCCACAACTCCAAACAAAAACAGATTCAGAATCTCAACTCACTCTTCTTAAAACTCTAAATAGTGGCGATGAGGTCAAATTTTTCCCAACTGTTTCGGGGTTAAATAGAGATGGTTCGCTTTCAGAAATCGCCTCTCTCTCTTCTGAAATTTTTGCAATATACTTTGAAAGCAATATAAACTTTGAGCAGATGAAATCAATTTTCCAATATGCTCAAATGCTAAAAAAACCTCTTATTTGTAAAGTTTTTTCAGGTGATGAACCAGTTTATGAAACTGAAAGCTCTTACCGTTTTGGACATGTTGGTCGTTCCCAAATTCGAGAGCCTTTTGAAGTTAGCAAAGTAATTGAGATGAGTCGAGAATTTGGAGTAAAAACTCTTTTTCAAGGTGTAACAGTTCAGAGAGCTTTAGAATTAATTGATAATGCAAAAAATGAGAAAGTCCCTCTGTTTTTGGAAATTTCCGTAAATCATCTTCTTTTTGATGATTCAATATATTCCCAATTTGACAACTCTACAAAAATTGATCCCCCTTTTCCTAGAGTGCAAAAAATTTAA